Proteins encoded within one genomic window of Amorphoplanes friuliensis DSM 7358:
- a CDS encoding ricin-type beta-trefoil lectin domain protein — translation MKRRTAFLAIAGVVGALGVAGVTNAMAATTGTITGLGGKCLDVTDGSTANGNLPQLWTCSGGPNQSWTIADNGSIQGRGKCLDVANNSTADGGTVHLWDCYDTVASQKWTVSNGALVNTASGKCLDVKDNSTANGAKLQIWSCTGAANQKWTTAAGGGGGGTTPPPTTGGPGAKAVAPYYYTGWGNPPNLTTVKNATGVTWFTMAFMLNSGNCDPKWDGSRPLTGGADQTAINTIRANGGDVVISFGGAAGPWLEHYCTSATALAGAYQKVINAYGLKAIDIDIEGTPYNTPADQQKTVDALKIVKANNPGITTYITLGSGTSGPDNSLINRAAGAGLQVDGWGIMTFDWGNTTGNQGSLTIQAADALKNKLKTAYGYSDADAYRHVGISSMNGITDEKAVVSLDNMRAITAYAQQHQIARLTFWSLNRDRQCSGAYPNDDTCSGVSQSAYEFTKIISAYKG, via the coding sequence ATGAAGCGCCGGACAGCTTTTCTCGCCATAGCCGGAGTGGTCGGCGCTCTGGGCGTCGCCGGCGTCACCAATGCCATGGCTGCGACGACCGGCACGATCACCGGTCTCGGTGGCAAATGCCTCGACGTGACCGACGGTTCGACCGCCAACGGCAATCTGCCGCAGCTCTGGACCTGTTCGGGCGGCCCGAACCAGTCCTGGACGATTGCCGACAACGGCTCGATCCAGGGCCGCGGCAAATGCCTCGACGTGGCGAACAATTCCACGGCAGACGGCGGAACCGTGCACCTCTGGGACTGCTACGACACCGTGGCCAGCCAGAAGTGGACCGTCAGCAACGGCGCCCTGGTCAACACCGCGTCGGGCAAATGCCTCGACGTCAAGGACAACAGCACGGCCAACGGCGCCAAACTCCAGATCTGGTCCTGTACGGGTGCGGCAAACCAGAAGTGGACAACAGCTGCTGGTGGTGGCGGTGGTGGCACAACGCCTCCTCCCACGACTGGTGGCCCGGGTGCCAAGGCGGTCGCGCCGTACTACTACACCGGCTGGGGCAACCCGCCGAACCTCACCACCGTCAAGAACGCAACGGGCGTCACCTGGTTCACGATGGCGTTCATGCTCAACAGCGGTAATTGCGACCCGAAATGGGACGGCAGCCGCCCTTTGACCGGCGGTGCCGACCAGACCGCGATCAACACCATTCGCGCGAACGGCGGTGACGTCGTCATTTCCTTCGGCGGCGCGGCCGGGCCGTGGCTCGAGCACTACTGCACCAGCGCGACGGCGCTCGCCGGGGCGTACCAGAAGGTCATCAACGCTTATGGCCTCAAGGCGATCGACATCGACATCGAGGGCACGCCCTACAACACGCCGGCGGACCAGCAGAAGACCGTCGACGCCCTGAAGATTGTCAAGGCGAACAACCCCGGGATCACGACCTACATCACGCTCGGGAGCGGCACGAGCGGCCCGGACAACTCGCTGATCAACCGCGCGGCGGGCGCCGGCCTGCAGGTCGACGGCTGGGGCATCATGACCTTCGACTGGGGCAACACCACCGGCAACCAGGGATCCCTCACGATCCAGGCCGCCGACGCCCTCAAGAACAAGCTCAAGACCGCGTACGGCTACAGCGACGCGGACGCGTACCGGCACGTGGGCATCTCGTCCATGAACGGCATCACGGACGAGAAGGCCGTCGTGTCGCTGGACAACATGCGGGCCATCACCGCGTACGCACAGCAGCACCAGATCGCCCGGCTCACCTTCTGGTCGCTGAACCGCGACCGGCAGTGCTCCGGCGCGTACCCGAACGACGACACCTGCAGTGGCGTTTCGCAGTCCGCGTACGAGTTCACGAAGATCATTTCGGCGTACAAGGGCTGA